Proteins co-encoded in one Hymenobacter swuensis DY53 genomic window:
- the lgt gene encoding prolipoprotein diacylglyceryl transferase, whose translation MTSLLAYLVWSPDPVIAQLGPVALRWYGLLFMAGFVVGTPVFRHIFRTERVSPHWVDVLTLYVLVGTVVGARLGHVLFYEPDMLLHNPLEVLKVWHGGLASHGATLGIPLACWLFARNNRFDVLWVLDRIVLVVAIGGALIRLGNFMNSEIGGYPTTVPWAVVFPRDTGHLLPATRPLPPGAVLVARPELLPTGEVRHQELPANSPIGPDSLMAVPRHPTQLYEALYCVLLVGVLYYRWNRTKERTPRGLLLGLFLVLLFTQRFLGEFLKEAQVAFEQDNLLNQGQLLSLPPILVGLWLLWRAGKDQQNPYGYAPRDVDEPLPTGRIVGSLPAANHR comes from the coding sequence ATGACTTCTCTGCTTGCTTACCTGGTCTGGAGTCCGGACCCCGTCATTGCCCAGCTTGGCCCGGTCGCGCTGCGTTGGTACGGACTGTTGTTCATGGCGGGTTTTGTGGTGGGCACGCCCGTGTTCCGGCATATTTTCCGCACCGAGCGAGTCTCGCCGCATTGGGTGGATGTGCTGACCCTTTACGTGCTGGTGGGCACCGTGGTGGGCGCGCGCCTGGGGCACGTGTTGTTTTACGAGCCCGATATGCTGCTGCACAATCCGCTGGAAGTGTTGAAAGTGTGGCACGGGGGGCTGGCTTCGCACGGGGCTACGCTGGGTATTCCGCTGGCCTGCTGGCTGTTTGCCCGCAATAACCGGTTTGATGTGCTGTGGGTGCTCGACCGGATTGTGCTGGTAGTGGCCATTGGCGGGGCGCTCATCCGCCTGGGCAATTTTATGAACTCCGAAATTGGCGGCTACCCCACTACCGTGCCCTGGGCCGTGGTATTTCCGCGCGACACCGGGCACCTGCTGCCTGCCACCCGCCCGCTGCCCCCCGGAGCCGTGCTGGTAGCCCGCCCCGAACTGCTGCCCACCGGCGAGGTCCGCCACCAGGAACTGCCCGCCAACTCGCCCATCGGTCCCGACTCCCTAATGGCCGTGCCGCGTCACCCTACCCAGCTCTACGAAGCCCTGTATTGCGTGCTGCTGGTGGGGGTGCTTTATTACCGCTGGAACCGCACCAAAGAGCGCACCCCGCGCGGGCTGCTGCTCGGTCTGTTTCTGGTGCTGCTGTTCACGCAGCGCTTCCTGGGCGAATTTCTGAAGGAAGCCCAGGTGGCATTTGAGCAGGACAACCTGCTCAACCAGGGCCAGCTGCTCAGCCTGCCGCCCATTCTGGTGGGCCTGTGGCTGCTATGGCGCGCCGGCAAGGACCAGCAAAATCCGTACGGCTACGCCCCGCGAGATGTAGACGAGCCTTTGCCAACCGGTCGGATAGTCGGTTCTTTACCAGCCGCCAACCACAGGTAG
- a CDS encoding RNA polymerase sigma factor, with protein MSSFLTDAELVAQLQAGQAAAFRTLVERYQGPVYRTALSLLRSPEEAEDVAQEVFVEVYQTIGRFRGEAALSTWLYRLATSQALKQRRKARAKKRFAFLTSLLGANQEALHERPDNQHPLALLEGRQQQQQLLDAITRLPDSQQVAFTLRHEQELSYEEIAAVLDISQSAVESLLFRARQSLRKFLHPHLA; from the coding sequence GTGAGTAGTTTCCTTACCGATGCGGAGCTGGTAGCCCAGCTGCAGGCGGGGCAGGCGGCGGCCTTCCGCACGCTGGTCGAGCGGTACCAGGGGCCTGTGTACCGCACGGCCCTGAGCCTGCTCCGCTCACCCGAAGAGGCTGAGGACGTGGCCCAGGAGGTATTCGTGGAAGTCTATCAGACCATTGGCCGGTTTCGGGGCGAGGCGGCCCTCAGCACCTGGCTCTACCGCCTGGCTACTTCCCAGGCGCTGAAACAGCGGCGAAAGGCCCGGGCCAAAAAGCGCTTTGCCTTCCTGACTTCCCTGCTGGGGGCCAACCAGGAAGCACTGCACGAGCGGCCCGACAACCAGCACCCGCTGGCGCTGCTGGAAGGCCGGCAGCAACAGCAGCAACTCCTCGACGCCATAACCCGCCTGCCGGACAGCCAGCAGGTAGCCTTCACCCTGCGCCACGAGCAGGAGCTGAGCTACGAGGAAATAGCCGCCGTGCTAGATATCAGCCAGTCCGCCGTCGAGTCCCTGCTGTTTCGCGCCCGGCAAAGCCTGCGCAAATTCCTCCATCCCCATCTAGCCTGA
- a CDS encoding M90 family metallopeptidase produces the protein MQYLLFAALVAVVGYAFYRYLTRESRLKQAALAAEFPAAWQQILAERVAFYLALPPEARTRFEQRVQVFLARTRITGVQTEVDDTTRLLVAASAIIPVFGFPDWEYASLSEVLIVPDAWAQQRDPTKEFVGLEGTLLGSVQGFQTSQYMRLSKSSLEQGFRDALDRQNVGIHEFAHLLDEADGVIDGVPGLALPAALRPEWEAVMQREIAAIRAGNSEINDYAGTNEAEFFAVVTEYFFEKPEKLQEHHPELYGLLLLAFRQNPKSRFLRRATDPREWLRSLRSRRKFGRNSPCPCGSGKKYKECHQLQESAAA, from the coding sequence ATGCAGTACCTGTTGTTTGCCGCCCTGGTAGCCGTTGTCGGCTACGCTTTCTACCGCTACCTCACCCGCGAGTCCCGCCTGAAACAGGCTGCTTTGGCCGCCGAATTCCCCGCCGCCTGGCAGCAGATTCTGGCCGAGCGGGTGGCCTTTTACCTGGCCCTGCCCCCCGAGGCCCGCACCCGGTTCGAGCAGCGCGTGCAGGTGTTCCTGGCCCGCACGCGCATCACCGGCGTGCAAACCGAGGTAGACGACACCACCCGCCTGCTGGTGGCGGCTTCGGCCATTATTCCGGTGTTTGGGTTTCCTGATTGGGAGTACGCCAGCCTGAGCGAAGTACTAATTGTGCCCGACGCCTGGGCCCAGCAGCGCGACCCGACTAAGGAATTTGTGGGCCTGGAAGGTACTCTGCTGGGCTCGGTGCAGGGCTTCCAGACCTCGCAGTACATGCGCCTGTCGAAATCCTCGCTGGAACAGGGCTTCCGCGACGCGCTGGACCGCCAGAACGTGGGCATCCACGAATTTGCCCACCTGCTGGACGAGGCCGACGGCGTCATCGACGGCGTGCCCGGCCTGGCCCTGCCCGCCGCCCTGCGCCCCGAGTGGGAAGCCGTGATGCAGCGCGAAATTGCCGCCATCCGGGCCGGCAACTCCGAAATCAACGACTACGCCGGCACCAACGAGGCCGAGTTCTTTGCGGTAGTCACGGAGTATTTTTTCGAGAAGCCCGAGAAGCTGCAGGAGCATCACCCCGAGCTGTACGGGCTGCTGCTGCTGGCCTTCCGCCAGAACCCCAAAAGCCGCTTCCTGCGCCGCGCCACCGACCCGCGCGAGTGGCTCCGCAGCCTGCGCAGCCGCCGCAAGTTCGGCCGTAACTCGCCCTGCCCCTGCGGCAGCGGCAAGAAGTACAAAGAGTGTCACCAACTGCAGGAATCCGCCGCCGCGTAG
- a CDS encoding low molecular weight protein tyrosine phosphatase family protein — protein MPDLSPAKLLFICSQNRWRSLTAERLFDHHPTIAARSAGTEPGARVRVTAGHLGWADTVVVMERKHADYLRQKFPDALAGKRLITLRIPDKFQFMDHILQDLLRERLTEHLGLDW, from the coding sequence GTGCCTGACCTCTCCCCCGCCAAACTCCTGTTCATCTGCAGCCAGAACCGCTGGCGCAGCCTCACGGCCGAACGCCTGTTCGACCACCACCCGACCATTGCCGCCCGCTCGGCCGGCACCGAGCCCGGGGCGCGGGTGCGCGTGACGGCCGGCCACCTGGGCTGGGCCGATACAGTGGTGGTAATGGAGCGCAAGCACGCCGACTACCTCCGCCAGAAATTCCCCGATGCCCTGGCCGGCAAGCGCCTCATTACCCTCCGCATCCCCGATAAATTCCAGTTCATGGACCACATTCTGCAGGACCTGCTGCGGGAGCGGCTAACCGAGCACCTGGGCCTGGACTGGTAG
- a CDS encoding RNA polymerase sigma factor, with amino-acid sequence MSAPFPLSATRHQLYAARSEAALVQGLREDDGQAFAEIYERYWQRLLTAAHRRLGSREAAEEVVQDVFVGLWHKRHEQTIEHLASYLLTAVKYRVIDALRQRLTRADYLERARPHLSTTDHSTEEAVAAADLSFALLDSLLHLPEHTREVFRLSRLEHQSVPEIAEHLHLSRKTVEYHLTRALKALRVSLRDFLLLLAVWQWWE; translated from the coding sequence ATGTCTGCTCCCTTTCCTTTATCCGCTACGCGTCACCAGCTGTACGCGGCCCGCTCCGAGGCGGCGCTGGTGCAGGGCCTGCGGGAAGACGACGGCCAGGCCTTTGCCGAAATCTACGAGCGGTACTGGCAGCGGCTGCTGACGGCGGCTCATCGGCGGCTGGGCTCCCGCGAGGCCGCCGAGGAAGTGGTGCAGGACGTGTTTGTGGGGCTGTGGCACAAGCGGCACGAGCAGACCATCGAGCACCTGGCCAGCTACCTGCTCACGGCCGTGAAGTACCGCGTGATTGATGCCCTGCGGCAACGCCTCACCCGGGCCGACTACCTGGAACGCGCCCGCCCGCACCTGAGCACCACCGACCACAGCACCGAGGAAGCCGTGGCCGCCGCCGACCTGAGCTTTGCGCTGCTGGACAGCCTGCTGCACCTGCCGGAGCATACCCGGGAGGTGTTCCGGCTGAGCCGGCTGGAGCATCAGTCGGTGCCGGAAATTGCCGAGCACCTACACCTGTCGCGCAAAACCGTGGAATATCACCTCACCCGCGCCCTGAAAGCCCTGCGCGTGAGCCTGCGCGACTTTCTGCTGCTGCTGGCGGTATGGCAGTGGTGGGAGTGA
- a CDS encoding FecR family protein, producing the protein MNPTDIHSLLQRYQRGECTPEEIRVVDQWYDLLNHEQVPPELTPAEQAEVRAAMWQRIEGQTLQAEDLSPPVRPLRPWYGRVGRWAAAAALAAAVGVGAQQLLTRPAAPAPVATAQASRWQLYTNATTQPHTIRLADGTTVRVAPGGQLKYPGRFAAQHRTVYLQGEAFFEVAHDKAHPFRVYTRQVVTTVLGTSFRVQAPLSEAPVVVQVRTGRVRVQPLPGGSAAPVPAGLVLLPNQQAVYSPQRHALARELVAEPQQVAAQSFVFDDRPVTEVLAALEKAYGVTIEYDAAALAGCTVTLHLPDASLYDKLDVLCKTLGASYQQADARILFRSPGCAAR; encoded by the coding sequence ATGAATCCAACCGATATTCATTCTTTGCTGCAGCGGTATCAGCGGGGGGAATGCACGCCCGAAGAAATCCGTGTGGTTGACCAGTGGTACGACCTGCTGAACCACGAGCAGGTACCGCCGGAGCTGACTCCGGCCGAGCAGGCCGAAGTACGGGCGGCCATGTGGCAGCGCATTGAGGGCCAGACGCTGCAGGCCGAGGACCTGAGCCCACCGGTCCGGCCGCTGCGGCCCTGGTACGGGCGGGTGGGCCGCTGGGCCGCCGCGGCGGCTCTGGCGGCGGCCGTGGGCGTAGGGGCCCAGCAGCTCCTGACGCGGCCGGCAGCCCCGGCACCCGTTGCCACGGCCCAGGCCAGCCGCTGGCAGCTATATACCAACGCCACCACGCAGCCCCATACCATCCGCCTCGCCGATGGTACCACCGTGCGGGTAGCGCCGGGCGGGCAACTGAAGTATCCGGGACGGTTTGCCGCGCAGCACCGCACGGTGTACCTGCAGGGCGAGGCGTTTTTTGAAGTCGCCCACGACAAAGCCCATCCGTTCCGGGTGTACACCCGCCAGGTGGTAACGACCGTGCTGGGCACCAGCTTCCGGGTGCAGGCCCCGCTGAGCGAAGCACCCGTGGTGGTGCAGGTGCGCACCGGGCGCGTGCGGGTACAGCCGCTGCCGGGCGGGTCGGCTGCGCCGGTACCGGCGGGGCTGGTGCTGCTACCCAACCAGCAGGCCGTGTACTCGCCGCAGCGCCACGCGCTGGCCCGCGAGCTGGTGGCCGAGCCGCAGCAAGTAGCCGCGCAGTCGTTTGTGTTCGACGACCGGCCCGTGACGGAAGTGCTGGCCGCGCTGGAAAAAGCCTACGGCGTGACCATCGAGTACGACGCGGCGGCGCTGGCCGGCTGCACCGTGACGCTTCACTTGCCAGACGCCTCCCTCTACGACAAGCTGGACGTGCTCTGCAAAACCCTGGGAGCCAGCTACCAGCAAGCCGACGCCCGCATCCTGTTCCGCAGCCCCGGCTGCGCCGCCCGCTAA
- a CDS encoding SusC/RagA family TonB-linked outer membrane protein yields MNHPLHAFSPFSWKRAALLQPLCITLLSSGLATAATLPTAAQEFLEKPITLQAQNETVHTVLSKIETQADIRFQYSRQLIGASRRVTIQATGQPLAEVLHALLDPLRIAYEPITSGIILKPAAVAAATADVTVTGRVVDEKGAALPGVNVVVKGTSTGTQTDGDGRYTLQAPEGATLVFSFVGYTIQEVPLNGRTTLDVNLAPDSQALNEVVVVGYGTQRKTDVTGAVARIEAAEIVNQPVQTPTQALQGKTAGVQITTDGTPNAQPTVRIRGTGTLLAGANPLYVVDGVQTTDIRNLSNSDIETIDVLKDASAAAIYGVRGANGVIIVTTKKGKQGKPVLSYNTTVGFKQAAHLVKMADARQYTDYLRSTSPNITLPTSSADTDWYDQLLRRAMYQNHNLAVSGANESVRYYFSGNLLQDDGLAIQNKFSRLTVRSNTDFTISPKFSINSQASFSRANTRDVNFGAAFQNAYRASPLITAKEGGRYGNTSAFGNVGNPLLDIEKNNNRSYENRLQGNVGLNFLPVEGLTLRSAINVDVIFNNRRNYNYQYLNDEATFLTAGGNQRNPQSSLEVTQINGSRYLWENTATYQRILAEKHNLTLLAGTVMEEGNTTSLSGLRRNVPEDPNQWYLGTGDPNTSVNGSPALGKDRRLSFLGRINYAFADKYLLTTNVRYDGTSKFNSSQRWGLFPSLGLGWILTEEGFLKDQNVLNFLKLRASYGQLGNDQIDPNSYITTAETNIPYVFNGQPVLGAVISQIKDRDVRWEVTTEYDAAVEFATLDNHLSGEVTYYRKKTTDALIPVNIPALFGDPDNQYITNAADISNRGVEAALTWRNTVGENFSYNFGVNATFNKNRIENLNGGQALFGGANNVTRSDNGVAAGAFYVLKADGVFQNQAEIDAYPRYTFFTPQPGDLKYADTNNDGTIDLRDRVYAGSYQPPMYFGINGGLNYRGLDFSFVFSGNVNNDVYNRKKQATGAVTDNVEADFARNRWTTSNPSQTDPFAIRNNTPNSTYFIESGSYIRLNNLVLGYTIPTDITKRARISSLRVYATAQNLFTLTNYSGFTPELPGGPLDSGIEATTYPTSRTLALGLNVNF; encoded by the coding sequence ATGAACCACCCCCTACACGCCTTTTCGCCCTTTTCCTGGAAAAGGGCGGCACTGCTGCAGCCGCTGTGTATCACGCTGCTGAGCAGTGGCCTCGCCACCGCCGCCACGCTGCCCACCGCGGCGCAGGAGTTTCTGGAGAAGCCCATTACCCTGCAGGCGCAGAACGAGACGGTTCACACCGTGCTGAGCAAAATCGAAACTCAGGCCGATATCCGCTTCCAGTACAGCCGCCAGCTGATTGGGGCCAGCCGCCGGGTTACCATTCAGGCCACCGGCCAGCCGCTGGCCGAAGTGCTGCACGCCCTGCTCGACCCGTTGCGCATTGCCTATGAGCCCATTACCAGCGGCATTATTCTGAAGCCCGCCGCCGTGGCCGCTGCTACGGCCGATGTGACCGTAACCGGCCGCGTGGTGGACGAGAAAGGGGCCGCCCTGCCCGGCGTGAACGTGGTGGTAAAAGGCACCAGCACCGGCACCCAGACCGACGGTGACGGCCGCTACACCCTGCAGGCTCCCGAGGGTGCCACGCTGGTGTTTTCCTTCGTGGGCTACACCATTCAGGAGGTGCCGCTCAACGGCCGCACCACGCTGGATGTCAACCTTGCCCCCGACTCGCAGGCCCTGAATGAGGTAGTGGTGGTGGGCTACGGCACCCAGCGCAAAACCGACGTGACCGGGGCCGTGGCCCGCATTGAGGCCGCCGAAATAGTGAACCAGCCGGTGCAGACGCCCACCCAGGCGCTCCAGGGCAAAACCGCCGGCGTACAGATTACCACCGACGGCACCCCCAACGCCCAACCCACGGTGCGCATCCGGGGCACGGGCACGCTGCTGGCCGGGGCCAACCCGCTCTACGTGGTAGACGGCGTGCAAACCACCGACATCCGCAACCTGAGCAACTCCGATATCGAGACGATTGACGTGCTCAAGGATGCCTCGGCGGCGGCTATTTACGGGGTGCGCGGGGCCAACGGCGTGATTATCGTGACTACCAAAAAGGGCAAGCAGGGCAAGCCGGTGCTCAGCTACAACACCACGGTGGGCTTCAAGCAGGCCGCTCACCTGGTGAAAATGGCCGATGCCCGGCAGTATACTGATTACCTGCGCAGCACTTCGCCCAACATCACGCTGCCCACCAGCTCCGCCGATACTGACTGGTACGACCAGCTGCTGCGGCGGGCCATGTACCAAAACCACAACCTGGCCGTGTCGGGGGCGAATGAGAGCGTGCGGTACTACTTCAGCGGCAACCTGCTGCAGGACGACGGGCTGGCCATCCAGAACAAGTTCTCCCGCCTCACGGTGCGCTCCAACACCGATTTCACCATCTCGCCTAAGTTCAGCATCAACTCACAGGCCTCGTTCAGCCGGGCCAACACCCGCGACGTGAACTTTGGGGCGGCCTTCCAGAACGCCTACCGGGCCTCCCCGCTGATTACGGCCAAAGAAGGCGGCCGCTACGGCAACACCTCGGCCTTCGGCAACGTGGGCAACCCGCTGCTCGACATCGAGAAGAACAACAACCGCTCCTACGAAAACCGCCTGCAGGGCAACGTGGGCCTGAATTTCCTGCCCGTGGAGGGGCTCACGCTGCGCTCGGCCATCAACGTGGACGTGATCTTCAACAACCGTCGCAACTACAACTACCAGTACCTCAACGACGAGGCCACGTTCCTGACGGCCGGCGGCAACCAGCGCAACCCCCAGAGCAGCCTGGAAGTAACCCAGATCAACGGCTCCCGCTACCTCTGGGAAAACACGGCCACCTACCAGCGCATCCTCGCCGAAAAGCACAACCTGACGCTGCTGGCCGGCACGGTGATGGAGGAGGGCAACACCACCTCCCTCTCGGGCCTGCGCCGCAACGTGCCCGAGGACCCCAACCAGTGGTACCTGGGCACCGGCGACCCGAACACCAGCGTGAACGGCTCCCCAGCCCTGGGCAAGGACCGCCGCCTCTCGTTCCTGGGCCGCATCAACTACGCCTTCGCCGACAAGTACCTGCTCACTACCAACGTGCGCTATGATGGTACTTCCAAATTCAACTCCAGCCAGCGCTGGGGCCTGTTTCCGTCCCTGGGGCTGGGCTGGATTCTGACCGAGGAAGGCTTCCTCAAGGATCAGAACGTGCTGAACTTCCTGAAGCTGCGCGCCAGCTACGGCCAGCTCGGCAACGACCAGATTGACCCCAACTCCTACATCACCACGGCCGAAACCAACATTCCGTACGTGTTCAACGGGCAGCCGGTGCTGGGCGCGGTAATCAGCCAGATCAAGGACCGGGACGTGCGCTGGGAGGTAACCACCGAGTACGACGCGGCCGTGGAGTTTGCCACGCTGGACAACCACCTCTCGGGTGAGGTGACTTACTACCGCAAGAAAACCACCGATGCGCTGATTCCGGTGAACATTCCGGCCCTGTTCGGTGACCCCGATAACCAGTACATCACCAACGCCGCCGACATCAGCAACCGGGGCGTGGAAGCGGCCCTGACCTGGCGCAACACGGTGGGGGAGAACTTCAGCTACAACTTTGGGGTGAATGCCACCTTCAACAAAAACCGCATCGAGAACCTGAACGGCGGGCAGGCCCTGTTCGGCGGGGCCAACAACGTCACGCGCTCCGATAACGGGGTGGCCGCCGGCGCGTTCTACGTGCTGAAGGCAGACGGCGTGTTCCAGAACCAGGCCGAAATTGACGCCTACCCGCGTTACACCTTCTTCACGCCCCAGCCCGGCGACCTGAAGTACGCCGACACCAACAACGACGGCACCATTGACCTGCGCGACCGGGTGTACGCTGGTTCCTACCAGCCGCCCATGTACTTCGGCATCAACGGCGGGCTGAATTACCGGGGGCTGGATTTCTCCTTCGTGTTCAGCGGCAACGTGAACAACGACGTGTACAACCGCAAAAAGCAGGCAACCGGGGCCGTTACCGACAACGTGGAGGCCGACTTCGCCCGCAACCGCTGGACCACGTCGAACCCCTCCCAGACCGACCCGTTCGCCATCCGAAACAACACGCCCAACTCCACCTACTTCATCGAGTCGGGCAGCTACATCCGGCTCAATAACCTGGTGCTGGGCTACACCATTCCCACCGACATCACCAAGCGGGCCCGCATTTCCTCGCTGCGGGTGTACGCCACGGCCCAGAACCTGTTCACGCTCACCAACTACTCGGGCTTTACGCCGGAGCTGCCGGGCGGCCCCCTGGATTCGGGTATTGAAGCCACCACGTACCCCACCAGCCGCACCCTCGCGCTGGGCCTCAACGTCAATTTCTAG
- a CDS encoding RagB/SusD family nutrient uptake outer membrane protein produces MNVLSTPVARRFRLAALGLALTAGAVGCKDFLDVAPQGQLTEDQIKTDPAAAQKLVDGVYNVLYLGGFGADTHGLQYVVLTDVASDDSDKGSTPQDYGPALEVDNFTLNSTNAIVNNTWQGYFQGVNRANQALDKIPLSPAPDATKNRLLGEVRFLRGYFYFNLVRFFGGVPKLDRVPAASEINDPALQRRATAQEIYQLVISDLRFAVDNLPLKGATETGRATKAAAQAMLAKVYLYQKDYQKAYDLTSEIVQGRSGNYGLLPSYENIWREVGANSEESVFEIQTGINASCNNSAVNLYTVSQGPRAGGRGGWADLGFGFNTPTQQLADAYEPGDKRRAGTIIFINPTAPAGQRSVGTVLWDGFRIPTKDSVENFRYSYKAYHSRTKERNCGNNDYLPKNIRVLRYAEVLLIQAEAAAQLGNTAAAQTALNLVRARAGLAARPATVANIWLERRVELALEHDRFFDLVRQESVQPGRIVPLFAAQGKTFTKGKNELFPIPQQQIDLSGGQLGQNPGY; encoded by the coding sequence ATGAACGTGCTATCTACTCCCGTTGCCCGCCGCTTCCGGCTGGCGGCCCTTGGTCTGGCCCTCACGGCCGGGGCCGTGGGCTGCAAAGATTTCCTCGACGTTGCGCCCCAGGGCCAGCTCACCGAAGACCAGATTAAAACCGACCCCGCCGCCGCCCAGAAGCTGGTAGATGGCGTGTACAACGTGCTCTACCTGGGCGGCTTCGGGGCCGATACCCATGGCCTGCAGTACGTGGTGCTGACCGACGTGGCCTCCGACGACTCCGACAAAGGCAGTACGCCCCAGGACTACGGCCCGGCCCTGGAGGTGGACAACTTCACCCTGAACTCCACCAACGCCATCGTCAATAACACCTGGCAGGGCTACTTCCAGGGCGTGAACCGCGCCAACCAGGCCCTGGATAAGATTCCGCTGAGTCCGGCCCCCGATGCCACCAAGAACCGCCTGCTGGGCGAGGTACGCTTCCTGCGCGGCTACTTCTACTTCAACCTGGTGCGCTTCTTCGGGGGCGTACCCAAGCTGGACCGCGTGCCCGCCGCCTCTGAAATCAACGACCCTGCGTTGCAGCGGCGCGCCACGGCCCAGGAAATCTACCAGCTCGTTATCAGCGACCTACGGTTTGCGGTGGATAACCTGCCGCTGAAGGGGGCCACCGAAACCGGCCGCGCTACCAAGGCCGCCGCCCAGGCCATGCTGGCCAAGGTGTACCTCTACCAGAAGGATTACCAGAAGGCCTACGACCTGACCAGCGAGATTGTGCAGGGCCGCTCGGGCAACTATGGCCTGCTTCCCAGCTATGAGAATATCTGGCGGGAAGTGGGGGCCAACAGCGAGGAATCGGTGTTTGAGATTCAGACCGGCATCAATGCTTCTTGCAACAACTCGGCCGTGAACCTGTACACCGTGAGCCAGGGCCCACGGGCCGGCGGCCGGGGCGGCTGGGCCGACCTGGGCTTCGGCTTCAACACGCCCACCCAGCAGCTGGCCGATGCCTACGAGCCCGGCGACAAGCGCCGGGCCGGCACCATCATCTTCATCAACCCCACGGCCCCGGCCGGCCAACGCTCCGTGGGCACCGTGCTCTGGGACGGGTTCCGGATTCCGACCAAGGACTCGGTGGAGAACTTCCGCTACAGCTACAAGGCCTACCACAGCCGCACCAAGGAGCGCAACTGCGGCAACAACGACTATCTGCCCAAGAACATCCGGGTGCTGCGCTACGCCGAGGTGCTGCTGATTCAGGCCGAAGCCGCCGCCCAGCTGGGCAACACCGCCGCCGCTCAAACCGCCCTGAACCTGGTGCGCGCCCGCGCCGGTCTGGCGGCCCGGCCGGCCACGGTGGCCAACATCTGGCTGGAGCGCCGGGTGGAGCTGGCCCTGGAGCACGACCGGTTCTTTGATCTGGTGCGCCAGGAAAGCGTGCAGCCCGGCCGCATTGTGCCGCTGTTTGCGGCCCAGGGCAAAACCTTCACTAAAGGCAAAAACGAGCTGTTTCCCATTCCGCAGCAGCAGATTGACTTGAGCGGCGGCCAACTGGGCCAGAATCCGGGGTATTAG
- a CDS encoding glucoamylase family protein produces the protein MKALLLLALGLLLPGLTDAQQKAPAKKTPPVTAQLTPAASGPKRPRNLSDEQLLDLVQRQTFRYFWDFGHPVSGMARERSNRSFDYGDEVVTTGGTGFGLMAIIVAAERKWITREQAAKRTLKIVNFLWKADMYHGVFPHWLNGATGKTIRFSPKDDGGDLVETAFLYEGLICARQYFTGNTPAESQLRNKILWMWEGVEWTWHQQNDQNVLYWHWSPNNGWSMNHQIHGWNECLITYVLAASSPKYAIDKKVYDQGWATGNYFKNGKQFYNTTLPLGFDFGGPLFFSHYSFLGLDPRGLKDQHADYWQQNQAHTRINYAYCVDNPKKFKGYGPDCWGLTASDSYQGYAAHSPTEDLSVISPTAALSAMPYAPKESMAALRHFYNDLGDNLWTEYGFVDGFSEQQNWYAKSHLAIDQGPIVGMIENHRTGLLWKLFMSSPDVQRGLTRLGFESPQLKR, from the coding sequence ATGAAAGCACTTCTGCTGCTGGCTCTGGGCCTTTTGCTGCCCGGCCTGACGGATGCCCAGCAAAAAGCTCCGGCCAAAAAAACACCGCCCGTAACCGCCCAGCTCACGCCCGCCGCCAGTGGCCCCAAGCGCCCCCGCAACCTCTCCGATGAGCAGCTGCTGGACCTGGTGCAGCGCCAGACGTTCCGCTACTTCTGGGACTTCGGCCACCCCGTGTCGGGCATGGCCCGGGAGCGGAGCAACCGCTCCTTCGATTACGGCGACGAGGTGGTTACCACCGGCGGCACCGGCTTCGGGCTGATGGCTATTATCGTGGCGGCGGAGCGCAAGTGGATTACCCGCGAGCAGGCTGCCAAGCGGACTCTCAAAATCGTGAACTTCCTCTGGAAGGCCGATATGTACCACGGCGTGTTTCCGCACTGGCTGAACGGGGCCACCGGCAAAACCATCCGCTTCAGCCCCAAAGACGACGGCGGCGACCTGGTGGAAACGGCCTTCCTGTACGAGGGCCTTATCTGCGCCCGCCAGTACTTCACCGGCAACACGCCCGCCGAAAGCCAGCTACGCAACAAGATTCTGTGGATGTGGGAAGGGGTGGAGTGGACCTGGCACCAGCAGAATGACCAGAACGTGCTGTACTGGCACTGGAGCCCCAACAACGGCTGGAGCATGAACCACCAGATTCACGGCTGGAACGAGTGCCTGATAACCTACGTGCTGGCCGCCTCCTCACCCAAATACGCCATTGATAAGAAGGTATACGACCAGGGCTGGGCTACCGGCAACTACTTCAAAAATGGCAAGCAGTTCTATAACACCACGCTGCCGCTGGGCTTCGATTTCGGCGGGCCGCTGTTTTTCTCGCACTACTCGTTCCTGGGCCTCGACCCGCGTGGCCTCAAGGACCAGCATGCCGACTACTGGCAGCAAAATCAGGCCCACACCCGCATCAACTACGCCTACTGTGTGGATAACCCCAAGAAGTTCAAGGGCTACGGCCCCGACTGCTGGGGCCTCACCGCCTCCGACAGCTACCAGGGCTACGCCGCCCACTCGCCCACCGAGGACCTGAGCGTGATTTCGCCCACTGCCGCGCTGTCGGCCATGCCCTACGCGCCCAAGGAGTCGATGGCGGCGCTGCGGCACTTCTACAACGACCTGGGCGACAACCTCTGGACCGAGTACGGCTTCGTGGACGGCTTCAGCGAGCAGCAGAACTGGTACGCCAAGTCGCACCTGGCCATTGACCAGGGCCCGATTGTGGGCATGATTGAAAACCACCGCACCGGCCTGCTCTGGAAGCTGTTCATGAGCAGCCCCGACGTACAGCGCGGCCTCACCCGCCTCGGTTTCGAGAGTCCGCAGCTGAAGAGATAA